The genomic stretch catgacagctttcttggccgtcatgtaaatgccgcttcacgcaaaagcttagaaattcaagcgtactctatcacaaaaccaagaacccttttgaagcgaaaatttgtatgaaaattagttttcagctgttctaatgcatcgtgaaagtaaaatctcggtaggatcgattttttttcgtttgaattttagtgacatcatgtgaaaactAACAATTGGTTGCACGATTGATTTAATGATTTGCGAGATGAATCTTGTTATGGGTGATAAACTGTTTATCAGGATTAAATACGAGTGACGGAAGTGCAGCGCCAAGCCCATGTATATATATGCAAGCTGCACGCAGGTGTGTGTCACTGTATGCGATTCTAGCCAGCTGTCGCGTTAAACACGATTGTAAGCTTTTTCTTGTCCCATCCCTCCCTGAGGGTATCGCTCGGTGGTCTAGGCAATAAAGACCCAGCGAACCCCAAAGAGAGTTGTTGTATATTCATGTACTCCAAGTATACAAAAGTCTATAACGCGAATTTGCTCTATCGCGATTGCCAATAAAACAAATAgcattttcttctttctcctaAACaggtagcctccccgcagacgtccattggggttcgttcgtcacgcattcatttctgcgtgacgaacgaaccccaaaggacggcTGCGGGAAGGCTActaaacagggtaataaaattgagggtgttgttCTAAAGAGGGTATGTAATTTTAGGaaatttttgtcctaaacagggtcagggtttcaaactcTCAACGGCTCACAAATATTGATTTACCCCTGTCCCTTTTAGACTTGGTCAAAGATAGAAAGCGCGGGGGAGGGAGGATGAGAGAGAtctggggcgctttccatttagaaaaaaacccggaaatttcggtgggagcaaaagtggaatttccgattggtaaaagttgttccatttggtcttAAACCCCGGTACGTCGCGGTGCCCGACtgtggacctggaactggtacaaactacgagaaacgtaaatggaacacgacattccgttcggaaattccatCCCGGAAAACgggcccacctttttagattttccactttttctgggaattttccagtgagACGAGCCGtcgaaacgtgttccatttaccgccgaaccagaaattccggaaattttgactaaatggaaagcgcccctggTAAGAGACTTTTCCCCAGTGCGTTCTCGGTTAGGGTTTTCCTCGCAAGGGGTGATGGTTAGGGATGTTTACTTCCGCATCATCCTGCAAAATGCACAATCTTGCGAAACCGATGTCAGTAGATCCTTTTAAACATCGTCATGAACTTCTTGAGCGTCTGGATATCCTGAGAAACAACGATAGCTTGTGTGACGTGACGATCGCAGTAAAGAGCAAAGAGTTTAAAGCTCACAGAGCTGTGTTAGCAGCAGCCAGCCCGTTCTTTCTGACACTTCTGACAAGCGACATGAAAGAAAGCAACGAACAACTGATCAAAGTAGAGCTAGAAGAGGCCACTGAATCTGTGATGGAAGATGCGCTAACGTACTTGTACACTGGGAATGTCACGGTCGTTGAGGAGAGAGCACACAATTTGATTGCAACggcaaattttcttcttttgccAAGCCTTAAAACAATGGCGGCCAATGTCTTGAAGGAGCATGTGACAACAGCGAACTGCcttttcaattattattttgctGACAAGTATGAGGTTTTGGAGCTGAAGGAAAAATGCTGTGAAGTAATCAACATAAATTTCAGTACTGTTATGAAAACAGAGGATTTTCTAAATCTGAATGTGAAGCAAGTTATGGAGTGGGTGTCTAGTGATGACGTCATTGTGAATGCCGAGGAAGACATTTTCCAAGGAATTGTCAAGTGGGTGTCTCGCAATaagagcgagagagaaaaagaTTTTCCAGAGTTATTGCACCAGATTCGCCTGTCATCAATATCACATGACTTTCTACTGAATACATTGGTCAAAGAAGAACTGATTACTGAAAACcctgtattttgtttaaattttgtagttaatGCCATGAAGTCATCTCTGCTGAGTTCCAGTGATGGCGAATCTTCCCATTTACCAAGAAAATGCCAGGAGACACACACTGATGGGATATTTATTTGTGGTGGGAGGAAGGCATTGTGTTACTTTCCTCAGGAAAATATGTGGTACAGGATGGCAGATACACTGTTTGAGCATGAAAATCCCACTCCTGCCTGGTATAAAAGTAAAGTTTGCATTTTTGATTCAAAGATACACAAGGTGGTTGAGTCACAGGTGATGGAATGCTATGAACAAGAAGACAACACCTGGGGAGCATTTCAAAGAGCATTTCagacaaaatttaaaagttacttAGTTTTAAACAATAAGTTACATGCAGTCTTTTTCCCTTCCTATCCTCAGCTTGGAGAAGTAGAAATACACAGACATGATTCAGAAACTACTAAGTGGAACAAAATGGAATCCTCGCCTTTTGCACAACAGTACCCTTGTGTTGTTAATGATCATGTACAATACGTGTACATAATAGCTGGAAAAAACACCAACAGAACATCAAGATATGATTCAAGGGACAACAAATGGGAAGAACTTGCCTGTTGCAATGAGGGAAGGTATAATGCTTTTGGTGCAGCTATGAATGGCAAGATCTTTATAGCAGGAGGTGAAACTGATCGTGGTTATCTCAGCTCCTGTGAAGTGTACAACCCTGCTTCTGATGAGTGGCAGCTGATTCCTAGTCTTAAGCAACAACGATTCAATGCAAGCATGGTGTGTTTTCAGGGGAGGCTATATGTGCTAGGTGGGACCGTAGTTTTTCCTGGTTGTATTTGCTCAAGAGCCTTAACAGTTGAAATGTTTGATTCAGAGAGCAATGAGTGGACGGAGATATCACAAATACCAGTTGAAAGATTAGAACGTCAGGAAGAAATGAAGAAGTCTAAGGTATTTAAAGCTTGTTCTGCAAGACTTAGCAAAAAAGTGATACACAAACTCAAGCCCCTAAATTAAGAAAGTGCACATGACAAGGTATCCAGATATTGATATGGCAAAAGCCTTTCATTAACTGCTAAATGCATGCTATCAAGGTTTTCCTTTTGTGCAGCCACTAGTTCTGATCTGAAGCAGTAGTATATGCAAAGGTCCAGCTTGACTGAAACATTTTAGGCAACGGCTACTACTGacagaaaataagaaaaataattgtagTCTCCAGCAACAGTGTACATGTACCTGGGGTGATAAGCATGGAACTTTATTGTAAAATATATTACGTATTGCTTAATGCTAAAGATAGCATTAATTTATGGTCTGGACCAGGATCCTATGCCTGGACCCAGTTTTTTAAAGGCTAGACAATGCTATCCACTAGATAACTTTCTTGCCAGTTGAGACCGCATACAATGGATAAGGGGAATTACCTCCGTTATAGTGTTATGCGCTGTTCGAACAACTCAGAGGACCTGGAGTTTTCGTGCTTTGCATCCTCCTAATCATCTATATCATTTAccaaatttaaaactaaaagcAATCAAGAAGACACgttgttacgccgcaaaatgtaaccACGAAATGTAACTAGCAAAATGTTATagccttgaaataactgagaggcttggacatgagccttgtagataaagtgtaaattgtctggtggttacaaaaacagtttattcataaagttttcttataatgtcaaataaacttacaaaTCGTTTTTCGATAATAGTAACTAAATCCTGAAACAGTCGAACGAATTGTCGTTTAGTATATCTTTCTGTACTTATGTGTGACGGTTAAAAGAAAGTTGGCGTTACATAATCTAGGACGTATTAGATGGGTTAGGATGGTGCATTTTTAGCATACTCCCTCTAGGGAGTTGAGCCCGTATGAAATCGAGGCGAGTATCGATTACTGATCATTCTTTTCACACTTTCATCGAGTGAAGACGCTTTCTGTTTTTATCCGACGCTGTCTGTTTTTACCCACCTCCTCCCCTTTTCCCTAAAAGGAAAGTGTAGCGGAGCAGTAATCCGACTGCGTGAGATAATCAACAATGTTAAATGGGCGTTGGCATGGTTAAGTTTTAAGGCAGCAGGACTGGTGGGTTGGTATGAAATTTCTCACATTTACTGGAAGTCCGGTAAGAAATAAGAAATTTCGTATCTATGTTATTGACTacgttcaaaattttcttttgaaggattacctttcttaacttttacttttaacttgCATTACCGTTGATTTATTTACACATTTTAAAGCAAGGCCCATCTCTCAAACGTCGCGGTCTGATATCCCGAGCTAACAACGATGACATCGGTATctgtaagatttgaagaaatgacggtaagtcaccggtttgaattacagagtgaaaccaaagacgatcatcaacaatcaaggaaattgaggaaatgtctctcGCGTAGCCATTGTAGGAAGCCgaaaagggttttattttaagtcacttaacctgaaaaagcttcctctactaaaaaaatttaaataatcgtggcaatataatacagttacagaaagaaacagcttaccttTCTCCATCGTGCTCGCTCCTGCGGGAAACTATACAAAAATGTAGTAAAAAttttcgctgtggctatatggccggtaaccggtcaaggtgttaaaaacactaaatgaccggcagtcccatattccgtaaatttcacaaaatcgaaagactCTAGCTAATttaactatcatatgtcgattaagacaagtcaagcgatcctgaaatgctttatagatctcaagtctgacgaaaccgtgttttgtgacacttacaacttttttcagctcgactgcctgtcaaggttttcaaaacattaaatggccggcagtcccatattctcagtaaatttcacaaatcgaaaaaattcaGCCGTTCTGAACTATCATAAGTCGTGATCCTGATCAAACCAGCCGGTTTTGTGGGATTTCtatattatgtttttgttggtctCGAGTCTTTGGATGTTCGTTACTATTTTCTATCCAAAGCATGGCGTGACAGGCGACGTTTGACGTCATAACATCTTGACCTTTCATGCGGCTTCCGTGGAGAACCGGCGGGAAAAATCTCTACGCGTTAGTTCCCTTCTGGAGCTGAAATACACTTCAACATTATCTTGTCGACGTTTATATgatgaaacaaaaaagcttGTTTGTACAAGGTAATCTTAACTTTGCGTTGATGTATAGAAATAATATCGAGTTTTCAGTATTTGTTCTTTGCCATTGAGTGGACTGCGAaattttactgagaatataggactgctagccatttagtgttttgaaaaccttgaccggttaccggccatatagccacagcgaaaaattttactagaaaatgAAGGTACAagccaaaaaaaataacactcagtctgcacagtctgcacagtctgcacggtctgcacagtctgcagtctgcagtctgcagtctgcatggtctgcgtttcaacatgaccgTGCTGGGTTGGACCTCAGTTACCGATGGTGGTTTTTACATAAGAGCCTTGACCGTTGAAATGTTTGATTCAGAGAGGAATGAGTGGACAGAGAGATCACAAATACCAGTTGAAAGATTTGAAAGTcaagaagaaatgaagaaaggaaagaaatttAAGGCTTGTTCTGCAAGTCTCAGCAAAAAAGtgttaattaacagttaatgaatgaggctgagtatcttatgaagaattatggagatcgaggagggtgttatccgcctcggcctacggcctcgacggataacacgaTAAataccaggggcggatccaggatttctCTTAGGAGGTGCTGCACCATAAGGAATGGCGTAACCGACTGGTGACGTAAACTAATCTTAAATTAAAGCGAATACAaagaagaaggcttttgacaaggcaataacataatgtgaaccGCTGAGAATACACATCAACATATCAACCATATCAACCTCGTCTCAAGTTTTACTTAATACCAATAAACCACaaagattttactttttgcaAAATGCCCGTTGCATAAGAActccaaataataataataaaaaacatgtatgtatatatgtatgcatgcatgtatgtatgtttGTCTGTATGTATGAATGTATGTATCaccaaaacaaaaattcgaGGAAGGCTTTCTTTTGCCCTACCCCACCCCCATTAGAACTACAAATTGCCTGGAATTTTTCTACGGGAGAATATTGAACGATCTCTGAATTATAGTCGGATGCATTACCGGTAATTTTAATATGTACAGAGAACAAAATGACAGATTGCAAAGAGAATAAAACCACTTAATATACCAAGTACGGAAAACTACTTGTCCATAAAACATTTCCACGCTTTTAACATTCTGCGCACGAGGCGCAACTCAATGAGAAATTTTGCacggtaatttttctttagctaTCAAATGTATTAAGCAATCGATTACATTCAGCTTTAGTCCAATCGAAGGTACaagaaaaaagcttttattttagtTCTTTTCACTCGTATTTATGGCAGAAATAAAGAGAATAGAAAAACAATGACCTGTGACTGACCTTTCGCACCGAAGCCTTTGTCCACTCGCAGCAcaataaatttgcaaattttttccttttcatattCATCGATTACTCGATAAGCTTCTTCTAGTGTGGTGACTACCACCACACCAGAAGACCACAAATTTTCAAAGGATTCCATGACAGAATTACGAGTGTTCACATGTTACTTCTCCTCAATCGTATTTCCCGCCGATTTTAATTTCTCtcgaggaaaaaaaatttcggcttcaaaacgaggctaagtgcacaACCATTCATatggaaatgagttttatttgcatcagAATAAAACAAtcgttttcatatcaatggTTAATTGTGCACTTGGCCGCGTCATGAAACTGAAAAGATTTTCTAGAGCTTGCAAGTGGCCTACTTAATGTTGGATTCTTGCTCTCTTCttacttttattcattttacacacCTGCAACACTCCTCTGGgaattactttcttttttggGGGTCTTTGACAATCCCCCCACCTTCTGGAATTCCCAGTACTTCCAGTAGGGAGTATAGGGGGAGTATGGAGATTTTCTGAAAGTGATATTTATGTTTAATAAGATACTTCAGGAGCACTTATTGGATCGGCTCCTGGATACTTGTACTTGGGagtggaaaattaaaaaatatatatatgaatGCTGTAGAATAAAAACACATGGCCAATGTTTAATCCCTGCAAGCATTAATagtggcagatctaggggaAGAGGTGAAGGGTCTGCTGCGAGGCCTAAAGGGTGAGTTTTTGAGGGGGGCCCCTCCTTAGAAAGTAGTGTGGATCCAGCAATGGTAGTTATTTAGGGTGGGCCTTATGATACAAACAATGTGTAATTAACAGCACGGTGTGAGTGCAGGTAACCTGCAATCagtcatttcttttgtttctgtcaCCCTCCTCCACAAAAAATAAGAATTCCTAGTTGCATGTTAGAATGCGGGCTACTAAGTCGATGTATAAACAAGACAACAATcagaaataattattgaattattttgttaattttccATTATCAGAACAATATACCCATTTTTCAGCACAAAGtacatatctttttttattattattatgttctGAGTTGACAGAAACCAAAACAGAAAAGCCTGAAATTATGTCATAAAAATCTAACTGAGACTAAATGAAAGTCACATTCCTTATATATCCAGCGTGACCCTCTGAGCGGTATTACCTTCCGAAGTAATACTGGTCAGAGGGAAAAGATAACAGAACAGAAACAATAAGTTTAATTAACGGGTCATGTTCAGTTCCAGGGGAAACCTACACAAAAAAGCCTTGAGCTATGTCATAAGAAGCCAAGAGAGACTAAATGGAGGTCACATTCCTTATATATCCAGCGTGACCCTCTGATCGGCATTATCTTCCGACGTAATACCAGTCAGACAGACAAGACAACAGAACAGAAACGATAATTATATTTTAAGTCCaacgttgtttagatctggagAAAACCTATACGGAAAAGCTTTAAGGTATGTCATTAAAATCCAGTTGAGAGTAAATGAAGGTCATTTTCCTTACTTATCTAGTGTGACCCCTCTGAGTGGTATTACCTTCCGACGTAATACCGGTTAGAGGGAAAAAGTTCATGCACAAAAGCTATACGATCTCATCCGATACAATTCTACTCAAGAATGCTTTTCAAACGAACCTCTAAGTGGTCATGGAATGGGCTTTCAAACTAGCATATTGCAAAGCCTTACTTTTCTTCGCACTATTCCCCTCCTTCTCCTATACCAGCATGTGAACAAGTCGACAAACACCTGCAAGTCAGGACTAagacgccatattggatttACCGAGAATTTCGGAGGGGCAGCCGAATTGGGAAGTCGTCTCCAGTACCTCTCGGCTGTCCTTCTGACCGGTATTATTTAGGCACAACCGCCATCCAGCGGGGAAAAGTGAGCCTGCACGCAGGCTATTGATTTTTGAACTACGCCCCTTTCAAGGTGTCAAGATACTATCCAATAGGAGCAAAGTTAATGTAAACAAACTGACAGGAAGTTGCAAGTGCAGATGTTATGCTAAACTGCATCAGAGGTCAAATCCGGTCAGAAACAAACACCAAAGAAATTAATTGGCTTGAAGCAGACCACTTTCATTTCGACAAGCGGCAAAAATAACATTGTTCAGTAAAAATTAAGAATCCCCTCATAGCATTATCTACCGGCTAGAAACAGGCGGTTTTTAAACGTGTATAAATGTGGTCTTGCGTGAAACAGACCAACTTCATGACCTCTCAGCGTGAGACAAGTGACAAATAGGCTACTGAATTTGCTTAGTCCAAATTAAGAATCCTCCAGAGCATAATAATTTACCCGTTGGAAAGAAAACTGTAAATAAAACCAAGCGGCATTTGAGGCAAAAGTAGTACAGGCCTACAGAAGCTTATTATCATAAGTTTGGTGTGTAAATGTTTGTGCCGCGTGACCTCGGTTTTTGTCATGATAGAGACCTTTTACCGCAAGATTTTTTGCACCCTAAAGTATCATCATCAATCCCgcgtttgagaagaaatacgaCTTTTAAGAACTCTTTTGCTCATCGATTATAGAATTCCTTTTTCAAGAAACGTAATTTTGAGGACAATTTCTCCGCTGATATAGAAGTAAGtggatgaatgaaaacaaatatGGCAGCTGCGAGCTACCACCAGAGAATCTTAAGTCCCAAGTATGGGTAGACGGGTAACGTGAAACCGTTGACTGCAAACCGCAGTTTGTCGTTTGCAGTAAAATGACCAAACCttgatcttaaggtctctattaacGTAGCCTGTCGGCGCCTATCAGTTTTAACCAATTAGATCGCTGCGTTCGTGGGTGAACGCGGGGTATTCAAAAGTCAATAGCTCGCGTGCTTCAGGGCggaaaacgttctgcgcaagcttctgcgcatcccttatcgcaggctcaaggcgggaATTTTCTGTGTGTTGCCGTACTattgtttgttgctggagttctgagtgaaatgcacgaggtgcgaacgtttgctccatGTAAAGCACttttatttgacatgtttgcttttttttttcgtcgcttgaaaattacttatggattcagaacaaccaatgttaaaggaaaaacggatcattccgtcagtctgaggtggaataaaaggttttgaacatttctaaagaggcgagtattttttctgattgtgcatccgattaatttatgagttgatttccccgggttgaattaaaacccgcttgtatattctgttattagtagttacagTTACtctttttacatgcccagatttattacctttgcagaaccagctttatctttgtcttcagtcaaagaaacatattgctgttataacgcatcagagtgaacaaacttgtgcgcttattaaactttctcggaaatagaaggccagcaaacttactcaagatcatttttctgttgctcaagtaataatagttagagttttttttcatttttcattacatagttttgttttccagtacACTGTGAAAGATTCTTTTCTTTACAAGAAcaactttctgtacgcaaattgtctttttcactcgctgtgaagtagagaacgacaaatgccggcagtgacttcaaaacaattgactcttttcccgtaaacaattgctgcagcttgatttgacttaggcgagcaaaacaaacccttatgtgcagttttctgtattttctaatgatcggctgagtttaatttgcttaaacgaagaccttcgcatggaccagttaagctttttgaaaatagctaaatggtgaatcatggtTTGGCTGCCAAGTTACAACTggtcttttgcttttaagatctttaggtaggttgttttcgtacagaaaattcatttcttcattgtcagcaagaagtttttgaaataacgtaactttaactttgtttgaaggaaatcctacttacgcgtaggtttttgacagatgttatgcgtggtcaacttgacaacacaaagcaaaatttatatatctgcacgaaacgagcaagtttaaaaaactatatataGTTGCTTagaaaccgatttttgggaagattttactagataaagattgaccttttttctgcccagatatcaacgcaataacttctacattaaggattttgtttatattttagtgatctgcgaaactacgagtgtccgatcgagagagggttttaaaatatcagctcgagtgcgacaaagttcagtgacttcaaacacattgtgggcaagcgttgatttttttgggcaaatcactgtccaaagatatgttgtttttgtgtccacagtggagctccggaccttatatatccaggaacttccttatatgaacacattttgtgaatgcatcttgaaaaaaattggaccaacgcatgcacatttccagtacaacgctgggaaattaatgtcgttaaagtccgttttactatgaggtattcttcgagaaaattaattACCGACAAGGTTATAActacagcttgcaacttttgaagacaaattgccttttcttttcaggttatgagtggaaacattttatttttaggcaataaaatatttgaaatcccgccattttttcaaacccggccaagggatctgggcaaaaaagttcacgcatgctcattacgtttttccgccctgaactCGCGTGCAGCCTCACTTTTCTTCGGCCCATTCTCCTCGCGGGATGGCGGCTCTGCCGTCAAAAAGTTTCCCTACACCCGCGGATGCGAAAATGCTCGCAGGCTAGCGGTCAGCTTGAAATATTTCCATGAAATAATAGAGTCGTGGTAATATCTCTAATGGTGATTTTAAACTTCGAGGTTGTCAAGATGTAACTGACTGCTGGCATATCCTGGATTTGTGTGACCCTCACTCCTCCTGGGGAAACAGGAACCGCGTCTCCATTTTTGaactaataacaaaataataagaaacagtAGCAGCATTAGGACAACAGACGATGAGAGGCAGATCAACACTATGTGCCAAGTTTCAAGTTTGGTTTCATTTTCCAAGGAGTTTTCGGTTACGGACGAGGCTCTGCGACCGACGGCCACTGTCAAAGAGAAAACTTGCAGCTGCTTTTGATCAGCGTTTGGTGACGCAGGCGCTGCCGTGACGTTAACGAGCGCGATAGTGTTTTCATCAGCATCGAATCGTGACGTGAGGACCAGGATGCAGGAGGAAGATTGCATTGTATCGAGGGAGACTGGAGATGGCTGAATGCTTCCATTAATTGAAGATTGATTACTTTGTACCTGTTGAAGAAAACAAACGAGtggaataaataataatagtaataatctttattgagatgactttttcatataaaatatggttttcaaaaaggatctcAATAATTGGGATAAGGCATTGAGGGAGCTTAATTCACCTCAgttgacaaatttaaaaaggcCACCAGAAATGTAAGAATCTGTAATATTTAGTGAACTTTTAGAGTGCTAATTACTTTCACTAAACTATCTTAGTTATAGATTTGTTAGACATTTAACTTGCTGCTTTTGTTTTGAAGCTTATTCAAGTAAATTTTCTGTAAAGCACTTTCGAGTGAAGTAGATATCCCACAAAAAGGGTAGGCataattaatttctttgtcTAAGATCGGAGGAAAAACAGTTGTTTGTAACCCTGGAGCAGAAATTTAgctttgaaataaattaaagtaataacTTTTAGCCCACAACACaaattgttgatgttgttgttatttctcGTTGGAGTTCCTTTTgtggtaaaaataaaaatatttgtgGTAAGttctcggaaaaaaaaaagcagacatGAAGCATCGTTAAGCTAAATCCCAAGAAAAAGACAGCAATTCCGCTTTTTTTCCCACGCCTTTCGTAAAAACTAACCGTTTTATCGTTCCAGTTTTTGATCATACAAACTAGAGTAAATATTTCAATTATTATACAAATCTACAATAAATATGCAGAATCACTATTGTTTTGACCGCCTCGACCGTCACCGCCTTATTAATCGTTTGGCACTTACAAATCTTCCAAAGATACACTGTTTGCCCCTTGACTTTCCACAAAgcactgttttcttttcaagtctTGGGACGATTGTAATAGAACTCTTAAGAATAGTGGGAACAGTGGATCATGGGAAGATATGGAGGTGACTAATGCAAGTAACTATAACTCACCAGAAATGTGAAGGTTTCAGATGAGGCCAAGTTCTTTACAGTAAAGCTAACTTCCAGCTCTTTCCCAGGTGACAAGGGGTAGGAATCGTTAGGTGTCACAACTTCTAATTGCACGTGTTTGAGAACCGATACCTTGATTTGAACTAATGTAACCTCCTTTACGCTGGCACTGTTTGACTGTGAAATTGCCTTTACAGTCAGATTCTGCATCTCATTAACCTCACCGAGTGACTTGATCATCACGTAGCCAGCTGTACTGACATTTGATTCAAGCGCAAGGCTGAAGGGAATGACGTAACTGAAGAATTTAGGCGCTTTAGTTACTTGAAAAGAGAACGATCCCGCGGAGCCGAGGTTGAGTAGTGTAAAAGGGACCTTGGTGGTGTTCCCAGGATAAAGGGAAACAGCTGTGTTGCTTGGTTTGGCTCTGAGGGACACAATATCAGGTACAAGGCTGATGGAACAAGTGCCCATATTTCCTACCAGGTCAAGACCGACGAACAGAACTCTGGGATTGCAGCAGTCAGAGGTAAAGGAAGCTGAGATGGATTTGTTGACTGTACCCTGGTTGAAGGGATCGACTGAAAAGAATAACACAAAACAAGTTGTTGTTATAAAACTGATTGCTTTCTTACTTTATGCAGCCTTTTCAAACGACGTCGCGTCCGTCATGTTGGTATGCCCCCACTGAAAATAAAACGGCGACCATGTTGGTACTCAAAACGGTCCCTTGGGAGTTGAACCCTTATCTTAtataaacactttcttttgtcgCAATAAATTTTCATAGCGGCTGGCCacatgagtgaaaacactctaagTGTGTGTTTActtgatgaaaaaacaaaaacaaaaaccaaaaacactaaca from Porites lutea chromosome 1, jaPorLute2.1, whole genome shotgun sequence encodes the following:
- the LOC140937038 gene encoding kelch-like protein 7, producing the protein MHNLAKPMSVDPFKHRHELLERLDILRNNDSLCDVTIAVKSKEFKAHRAVLAAASPFFLTLLTSDMKESNEQLIKVELEEATESVMEDALTYLYTGNVTVVEERAHNLIATANFLLLPSLKTMAANVLKEHVTTANCLFNYYFADKYEVLELKEKCCEVININFSTVMKTEDFLNLNVKQVMEWVSSDDVIVNAEEDIFQGIVKWVSRNKSEREKDFPELLHQIRLSSISHDFLLNTLVKEELITENPVFCLNFVVNAMKSSLLSSSDGESSHLPRKCQETHTDGIFICGGRKALCYFPQENMWYRMADTLFEHENPTPAWYKSKVCIFDSKIHKVVESQVMECYEQEDNTWGAFQRAFQTKFKSYLVLNNKLHAVFFPSYPQLGEVEIHRHDSETTKWNKMESSPFAQQYPCVVNDHVQYVYIIAGKNTNRTSRYDSRDNKWEELACCNEGRYNAFGAAMNGKIFIAGGETDRGYLSSCEVYNPASDEWQLIPSLKQQRFNASMVCFQGRLYVLGGTVVFPGCICSRALTVEMFDSESNEWTEISQIPVERLERQEEMKKSKVFKACSARLSKKVIHKLKPLN